Proteins encoded within one genomic window of uncultured Desulfobacter sp.:
- a CDS encoding molybdenum cofactor biosynthesis protein MoaE, whose protein sequence is MDLPAMINEMKNHPDFSKAGMVLYHNGVVRDSSRDGRSVTGLTITVNQEKLNEILDQTRAMPGIVEVLVQINSDVPLMVGDDVMFLAVAGDIREHVIDALTSALNRIKTEATAKTQVFA, encoded by the coding sequence ATGGATTTGCCTGCAATGATAAACGAGATGAAAAACCACCCCGATTTTTCCAAAGCCGGGATGGTGCTTTACCATAACGGGGTAGTGCGGGACAGTTCTCGGGACGGTCGGTCTGTCACAGGTCTGACCATCACCGTAAACCAGGAAAAATTGAATGAGATTTTAGACCAGACCAGGGCCATGCCCGGCATTGTGGAAGTGTTGGTGCAGATCAATTCGGATGTACCGCTGATGGTAGGCGATGATGTCATGTTTCTGGCCGTGGCAGGCGATATCCGGGAGCATGTGATTGATGCCTTAACCTCTGCCCTGAACCGGATAAAAACAGAAGCCACGGCCAAAACCCAGGTATTTGCCTGA
- a CDS encoding MltA domain-containing protein, protein MNRLVQTPVLFYLLLMLLLAGPLGCRNQKKVESLRVNPLVKVPESDLPEFTDAFFLQDLGRSIDQSLVYFKRVPATRTYAYGRDVYTAAHMILSLETFKNFLETKPSTKNLNRFIRERYTVYKSVGGSKKDVLFTGYFEPTYPGSRTPGPEFPWPVYPMPDDLFQVDLSEFSDAYKGHKRLMARVDPKSRRVRPYYTRKQINRQSDFQQKAPPVVWLANRIDRFFLEIQGSGRVALPHGEIVRLHYAGVNGRKYSAVGRYLIDQNEVPKEKMSMQTIRKWLTAHPERMDEVLFTNESFVFFKEGEGGPFGCINVAVTPVRSIATDTKLFPKGGLAFIQTALPVAVGQPKEAWPRASLFVLNQDTGGAINGPGRVDLFCGAGDWADYTAGHMVARGQLYFLVLTRQN, encoded by the coding sequence ATGAATAGACTTGTACAAACACCTGTTCTGTTTTATCTGTTGCTGATGCTGTTGCTTGCCGGACCCTTGGGGTGCCGGAATCAGAAAAAAGTGGAATCTCTCAGGGTAAATCCGTTGGTGAAAGTGCCCGAGTCGGATTTGCCCGAATTTACGGACGCATTTTTTTTGCAGGATCTTGGGAGGTCTATTGACCAGAGCCTTGTCTATTTTAAACGGGTGCCGGCCACCCGGACCTATGCATATGGCCGGGACGTCTACACGGCGGCCCATATGATTTTATCCCTCGAGACGTTTAAGAATTTTCTTGAAACCAAGCCGTCGACCAAAAATTTGAACCGGTTTATCCGGGAAAGGTATACCGTCTACAAAAGCGTGGGTGGATCTAAAAAAGATGTGCTTTTCACCGGTTATTTTGAACCCACCTATCCGGGCAGCCGCACCCCGGGCCCTGAATTCCCCTGGCCGGTCTACCCCATGCCCGATGATCTGTTCCAGGTTGATCTGTCTGAGTTTTCCGATGCGTATAAAGGGCACAAACGGCTCATGGCCCGGGTTGATCCGAAATCCCGCAGGGTGAGACCCTACTACACCCGAAAGCAGATCAACCGGCAATCAGATTTTCAACAAAAAGCCCCGCCCGTGGTTTGGCTGGCCAACCGTATTGACCGGTTTTTTTTGGAAATACAGGGATCGGGCAGGGTGGCGCTTCCCCATGGAGAGATTGTGCGTCTGCACTATGCCGGCGTCAATGGCCGTAAATACAGTGCTGTGGGGAGATATCTCATTGATCAAAACGAGGTGCCGAAAGAAAAGATGTCCATGCAGACGATCCGGAAATGGCTTACCGCCCACCCGGAGCGTATGGACGAGGTGCTTTTTACCAACGAAAGCTTTGTGTTTTTTAAGGAAGGCGAGGGCGGCCCATTTGGCTGTATCAATGTCGCCGTAACGCCTGTGCGCTCCATTGCCACGGATACCAAGCTTTTCCCTAAAGGGGGGCTTGCCTTCATCCAGACGGCGCTTCCGGTCGCTGTCGGCCAGCCGAAAGAGGCATGGCCCAGGGCGTCGTTATTCGTGCTTAACCAGGATACCGGCGGTGCCATCAACGGACCGGGGCGGGTAGACCTGTTTTGCGGTGCCGGTGACTGGGCGGATTACACAGCCGGGCACATGGTGGCCCGGGGCCAGCTCTATTTTTTGGTACTCACCCGGCAAAATTGA
- the pyrR gene encoding bifunctional pyr operon transcriptional regulator/uracil phosphoribosyltransferase PyrR has protein sequence MTKKKSILNDQDYKRIITRIAYEIIEKHKGVKNLALVGIQTRGDFLAKRLAEQIANIEGTTLPVGSMDINMYRDDWTKISHQPSVRPSNIPFSVDDKEIILVDDVLFTGRTVRAAMEALMDFGRPARIELAILVDRGHRELPIQADYQGIFADTEPDDMIHVHVLEQDQEDCVYRELP, from the coding sequence ATGACAAAAAAAAAGAGCATTCTCAATGATCAGGATTACAAACGGATCATCACCCGCATTGCCTACGAAATCATTGAAAAACATAAAGGTGTAAAAAATTTGGCCCTGGTGGGGATTCAAACCCGGGGGGATTTTCTTGCAAAACGCCTGGCAGAACAGATAGCAAACATTGAGGGTACAACACTGCCTGTGGGGTCCATGGACATCAACATGTACCGGGACGACTGGACAAAAATCAGCCACCAACCTTCGGTAAGACCATCGAACATTCCCTTTTCCGTGGATGATAAAGAAATTATTCTGGTGGATGACGTACTGTTCACCGGGAGGACCGTCCGGGCGGCCATGGAGGCATTAATGGATTTTGGCAGACCCGCCCGCATTGAGCTTGCAATCCTGGTAGACCGAGGCCACAGAGAACTGCCCATCCAAGCGGATTACCAAGGTATTTTTGCAGACACGGAGCCGGACGACATGATCCATGTCCATGTCCTTGAACAGGATCAGGAAGACTGCGTTTACAGGGAACTGCCGTAG
- a CDS encoding DNA recombination protein RmuC — MTELTHMSMSTDNLAFLCAGFVIGLLTALILVKLVMHFFSGRFKVLSDKALYENSRQFMDMAQSHFNGYVQQAHQDFKVKEEAFTRAVDPVHRMLDRYEQRLGTMEKDRSQAFGAISQYLSDMAKTQHQLAKETDNLVKALRVPHVRGRWGEVTLKRAVELAGMVDHCDFIEQAVQTSGKGALRPDMVVQLPGNRQVVVDAKVPLMAYLDALETTDEQRQKERLDDHARQVMAHILQLGSKNYSAAFSPSPEFVVLFIPGENFFSAALAARPDLIEKGVAHGVILATPTTLIALLKTVAYVWMQQAGYENARAIRELGKELFERLSTMAGHMNRLGKDIGRTVATFNRTVGAMEKRVLVSARKFENLGVSSAGLSVCEPVPEAAAVLKRMTETCSEDEINE; from the coding sequence GTGACCGAGCTGACCCACATGAGTATGAGCACGGATAATCTGGCATTTTTATGTGCCGGGTTTGTTATTGGCCTGTTGACCGCCCTGATTCTTGTTAAACTGGTCATGCATTTTTTTTCAGGCCGGTTCAAGGTGTTGTCCGATAAGGCGCTGTATGAAAATTCCCGACAGTTCATGGACATGGCCCAGTCCCATTTCAATGGGTATGTTCAGCAGGCCCATCAGGATTTCAAGGTCAAAGAGGAGGCCTTCACCCGGGCCGTTGACCCGGTGCATCGCATGCTGGACCGGTATGAACAGCGGCTTGGGACCATGGAAAAAGATAGAAGTCAGGCCTTTGGAGCCATCAGCCAGTATTTGTCGGATATGGCAAAAACCCAGCACCAGCTTGCCAAAGAAACGGATAATCTGGTCAAGGCCCTGCGGGTGCCCCATGTCCGGGGCAGATGGGGGGAAGTCACCTTAAAACGGGCCGTGGAACTGGCCGGTATGGTTGACCATTGCGATTTTATTGAGCAGGCGGTGCAGACATCCGGCAAAGGGGCGCTTCGGCCGGATATGGTGGTACAACTGCCCGGCAACCGCCAGGTGGTGGTGGATGCCAAAGTGCCGCTTATGGCGTATCTGGATGCTCTGGAAACAACAGATGAGCAGCGGCAGAAAGAACGGCTTGATGATCATGCCCGCCAGGTCATGGCTCATATTCTCCAGTTGGGGTCAAAAAATTATTCAGCCGCCTTTAGCCCAAGCCCTGAGTTCGTGGTCCTGTTTATTCCCGGGGAAAACTTTTTTTCGGCCGCCCTGGCCGCCCGGCCTGATCTCATTGAAAAGGGCGTTGCCCATGGCGTAATTCTGGCTACGCCCACCACCTTGATCGCCCTGCTTAAAACCGTGGCCTATGTGTGGATGCAACAGGCCGGTTATGAAAATGCCCGGGCGATCCGGGAATTGGGTAAGGAGCTTTTTGAACGGCTGTCCACGATGGCCGGCCACATGAATCGTCTGGGGAAAGATATTGGCCGCACCGTCGCAACGTTTAACCGCACCGTGGGCGCCATGGAGAAAAGGGTGCTGGTTTCGGCCCGGAAATTTGAAAATTTAGGCGTTTCCAGCGCTGGCCTGTCTGTGTGTGAACCTGTACCTGAAGCTGCCGCTGTGCTTAAGCGGATGACTGAGACATGTTCGGAAGATGAGATAAATGAATAG
- a CDS encoding YhbY family RNA-binding protein: MTQLTGAQRKYLRGLAHNLNPSAFVGAKGVTTALTQEVDNALNASELIKIKFIDHKEKDVKAALLDEITARLKCHVAGTIGHVAVLYRPHPDPEKQKITLV; the protein is encoded by the coding sequence GTGACACAACTTACCGGCGCACAGCGCAAATATCTAAGGGGCCTTGCCCATAACTTAAACCCTTCCGCCTTTGTGGGGGCAAAGGGAGTGACAACAGCCTTGACCCAAGAGGTGGACAACGCCCTGAACGCGTCTGAACTGATCAAGATTAAATTTATTGATCACAAAGAAAAAGATGTAAAAGCTGCTTTGCTTGATGAAATTACAGCACGGCTTAAATGCCATGTTGCCGGAACCATAGGCCATGTGGCTGTTCTTTATCGCCCCCATCCGGATCCGGAAAAACAAAAAATTACTTTGGTTTAA
- a CDS encoding methyl-accepting chemotaxis protein has translation MRKLTLKTKLIIGGVVAAILPLIVVGIFAIFESSTALVSLAEGQAELTAKNLATMVNLSMEQEVEKAQAMASESFIQEIAKKPGNNETLASVEKYLAAVYERIGEKYVFFFVTDSSGQVIADSDHGKYRQQNMNLADRKYFQAAKSGKSIVSEPVLSKASGLHIFVVAVPLQDSSGAFAGILGVSVKLSFLSDEFISIKMGKTGYPFMVGNDGVFIAHPVKDYIFKLNVSKLEGMEEIARRSLGGESGVEKYRFKGTDKIAGFAHVAATGWSLMVTQNESEFLAPVVSIRNMVLAAGVVFLVLTVVAVLWFVKGIMALLGHDPAEIANVANQIAQGDLTYQFPTTGKALTGVYANMQKMTDNLKNMFMDISQGVQTLTSSATELSAVSEQVKFGAEQSSQKANNVSSAAEEMATAMNSVAAATEQASANLQMIVAASEEMTATINEISSNTAKGSHTTTQAVERAEHISQRVDALGRAASEISKVTETIADISEQTNLLALNATIEAARAGEAGKGFAVVAGEIKELAKQTAHATDEIGERIGEVQSTTTESVSAIKEIVEIIDDINSIVTSVATAIEEQSATTQEISNNVSQAAIGVQEANENVNQTSTVAAEVTEDVHQVSQAADDITAGSAQINDSALELSKLSESLNEMVSRFKL, from the coding sequence ATGAGAAAATTGACATTAAAAACAAAATTAATCATTGGTGGTGTGGTAGCGGCGATTCTTCCATTGATCGTCGTTGGGATATTTGCAATATTTGAATCTTCTACTGCATTGGTCAGTCTTGCCGAGGGACAGGCTGAGCTCACTGCGAAAAATCTTGCAACCATGGTGAACCTTTCTATGGAACAGGAAGTTGAGAAGGCCCAGGCCATGGCATCGGAGTCCTTTATCCAGGAAATTGCCAAAAAACCTGGAAACAACGAAACCTTGGCTTCTGTAGAGAAGTATTTGGCTGCGGTTTATGAAAGGATCGGAGAAAAATATGTGTTCTTTTTTGTCACCGATTCCTCTGGTCAGGTTATTGCCGACAGTGATCACGGCAAATACAGGCAACAAAATATGAATTTGGCGGACAGGAAATATTTTCAGGCTGCTAAATCGGGCAAAAGTATTGTCAGTGAGCCTGTTCTTTCCAAGGCAAGCGGGCTGCACATCTTTGTGGTTGCCGTTCCTTTGCAGGATAGCTCCGGTGCATTTGCCGGTATCCTGGGCGTGTCTGTTAAACTTTCATTTCTGTCTGATGAATTTATAAGTATAAAAATGGGAAAAACCGGCTATCCGTTTATGGTGGGGAATGACGGCGTTTTTATCGCCCATCCTGTAAAAGATTATATATTCAAGCTCAATGTGTCCAAACTTGAAGGGATGGAGGAGATTGCCAGAAGATCATTAGGCGGGGAATCAGGCGTTGAAAAATATCGTTTTAAAGGGACCGATAAGATTGCCGGGTTCGCCCATGTGGCTGCCACCGGCTGGAGCCTTATGGTCACCCAGAATGAATCGGAGTTTTTAGCGCCTGTGGTTTCCATCCGGAATATGGTTCTTGCCGCCGGCGTCGTCTTCCTGGTTCTGACGGTCGTAGCCGTGCTGTGGTTTGTCAAAGGTATCATGGCGCTGTTGGGCCATGATCCGGCTGAAATTGCCAATGTGGCCAATCAGATTGCCCAAGGCGATTTGACCTATCAATTTCCAACAACCGGAAAAGCGCTTACTGGGGTGTACGCCAATATGCAGAAGATGACAGACAATTTGAAAAATATGTTTATGGACATTTCCCAGGGCGTTCAGACATTGACCTCTTCTGCCACGGAATTGTCGGCTGTGTCCGAGCAGGTGAAATTCGGGGCGGAACAGTCATCCCAAAAGGCCAATAATGTTTCCTCTGCTGCAGAAGAGATGGCAACAGCAATGAACAGTGTGGCTGCTGCCACAGAACAGGCCAGTGCCAATCTGCAGATGATTGTTGCCGCTTCAGAAGAGATGACTGCGACGATCAACGAGATTTCATCAAATACCGCCAAGGGAAGCCATACAACGACCCAGGCTGTTGAAAGAGCGGAACATATTTCCCAGAGAGTGGATGCGTTGGGCCGGGCAGCTAGTGAGATCAGTAAAGTGACTGAAACCATCGCCGATATTTCCGAGCAGACAAATCTTCTGGCGCTGAATGCGACCATAGAGGCCGCAAGGGCCGGTGAGGCCGGTAAGGGCTTTGCGGTGGTGGCCGGTGAAATCAAAGAACTTGCAAAACAGACTGCCCATGCCACTGACGAAATTGGCGAGAGAATAGGTGAAGTGCAGTCAACAACCACGGAATCCGTTAGTGCAATAAAGGAAATTGTTGAGATTATAGACGATATAAACTCTATTGTTACGTCGGTTGCAACGGCCATTGAAGAGCAGTCTGCCACAACCCAGGAAATTTCAAATAATGTCAGCCAGGCCGCTATCGGTGTTCAGGAAGCCAATGAAAACGTCAACCAGACGTCCACTGTGGCTGCAGAGGTCACCGAAGATGTCCACCAGGTGAGCCAGGCTGCTGACGATATCACGGCCGGAAGCGCACAGATAAATGACAGTGCTTTGGAATTATCCAAACTGTCCGAAAGCCTTAATGAGATGGTCAGCCGGTTTAAGCTGTAA
- the moaC gene encoding cyclic pyranopterin monophosphate synthase MoaC gives MNEFTHVDGQGRVRMVDVGQKSPTKRVAVAKGTVFMSMETLAAIVDEKVKKGNVLETARIAGVMAAKQTWALIPMCHPLNITHARVDFEGDKENSCIHIEAEVSLTEKTGVEMEAMTAVSVAALTIYDMCKAYDKGMKISNIHLSFKSGGKSGTYTAPEASL, from the coding sequence GTGAACGAATTTACCCATGTTGACGGCCAGGGCCGTGTCAGGATGGTGGATGTGGGGCAAAAGTCACCCACAAAACGGGTTGCCGTGGCAAAGGGGACTGTTTTCATGTCCATGGAGACTTTGGCAGCCATTGTTGATGAAAAAGTTAAAAAAGGAAATGTGCTGGAAACGGCACGTATTGCAGGGGTCATGGCGGCCAAGCAGACCTGGGCCCTGATTCCCATGTGTCATCCGCTGAACATCACCCATGCCCGGGTGGATTTTGAAGGAGATAAGGAAAACAGCTGTATTCATATCGAGGCCGAAGTGTCGCTGACCGAAAAGACCGGGGTGGAGATGGAAGCCATGACCGCAGTCAGTGTTGCGGCCCTGACCATTTATGATATGTGCAAAGCCTATGACAAGGGCATGAAAATTTCCAATATTCATCTGTCCTTTAAATCCGGTGGAAAAAGCGGTACCTACACAGCGCCTGAAGCCTCCTTGTGA
- a CDS encoding molybdenum cofactor biosynthesis protein B, with the protein MSVHPHRTSLPKHLKIAVLSMSSTRTLGNDKSGLWIKKQAKKEGHEVVIHQVLPDDANAITDALGHIIERIVPHAVIMTGGTGISPKDVTIEAVHPLFDKELTAFGPVFAQLSFEEIDSAAILSRATAGFIKGTVVFCMPGSLNACKLACNNLIFPELGHLIKHAKE; encoded by the coding sequence ATGAGCGTCCATCCCCATCGGACATCCTTACCCAAGCACCTAAAAATTGCTGTATTATCCATGTCCTCCACCCGAACTTTGGGAAACGACAAAAGCGGGTTATGGATAAAAAAACAAGCAAAAAAAGAAGGGCATGAAGTGGTCATTCACCAGGTGCTGCCGGATGATGCAAATGCCATCACAGATGCGCTTGGGCATATTATCGAGCGTATAGTCCCCCATGCCGTCATCATGACCGGAGGAACCGGCATCAGCCCCAAAGATGTTACCATAGAGGCAGTCCACCCGCTGTTCGACAAAGAGCTGACAGCCTTTGGCCCTGTATTTGCCCAGCTCAGTTTTGAAGAGATTGATTCTGCCGCCATTTTATCCCGGGCCACGGCAGGCTTTATAAAAGGCACCGTCGTATTCTGTATGCCCGGCAGCCTTAATGCCTGCAAACTGGCCTGCAACAATCTGATTTTCCCGGAACTTGGACATTTGATTAAACATGCAAAGGAATGA
- a CDS encoding cytoplasmic protein, translated as MKKKDTHQFIQEYRGLAAFGMDRTTDEETIMFYLQKFSEDTFMKALLPRLSERELEDIYNWINTYLKNHISEDEYHSLFLKDR; from the coding sequence ATGAAAAAAAAAGACACCCATCAATTTATCCAGGAATATAGAGGTCTTGCAGCCTTTGGCATGGACAGGACAACTGATGAGGAAACCATCATGTTCTATCTGCAGAAATTCAGTGAGGACACCTTTATGAAAGCCCTTTTGCCAAGGCTTTCCGAGCGGGAACTTGAAGATATCTATAATTGGATCAACACATACCTGAAAAACCACATCTCAGAAGATGAGTATCACAGTCTATTTTTAAAAGACCGTTAA
- a CDS encoding MBL fold metallo-hydrolase, producing the protein MMQETSFIVLRGNSMRLDGGTMFGNAAKALWQKWMPADENGMIDIASNCLLVKTGNHNILFETGCGAYLSPDMKQRFAVKEESHILMQSLAEQGLTDADISHVVLTHLHFDHAGGLLNAWEPDREPQLLFPKALFVVGEEHFKRSKSPHFRDRASFIPGLAEKLQATGRLVLKQGGDRLVVDDLVVEFSLSQGHTPGMLVPWIQAQKGTVIYTADLIPGLPWVNLPITMGYDRFAERLVDEKKQMLDRAVDEKALLVFPHDPSYAAIYVEMDPVKKRVMPSQRFETLNITL; encoded by the coding sequence ATGATGCAGGAAACTTCATTTATTGTTCTAAGGGGCAACAGTATGCGGCTGGACGGCGGTACTATGTTCGGCAACGCTGCCAAAGCCCTGTGGCAGAAATGGATGCCGGCAGATGAAAACGGCATGATTGATATTGCTTCAAACTGTCTGCTGGTAAAAACCGGGAATCACAATATATTATTTGAAACCGGGTGCGGCGCATATCTCTCCCCTGACATGAAACAACGCTTTGCCGTTAAAGAAGAATCGCATATATTGATGCAATCCCTGGCAGAGCAGGGTTTAACTGATGCTGACATTAGTCATGTGGTTTTGACTCATCTTCATTTTGATCATGCCGGTGGGCTTTTAAACGCCTGGGAACCGGACCGGGAACCGCAGTTGCTTTTTCCCAAGGCTCTTTTTGTGGTGGGAGAGGAACATTTTAAACGATCCAAATCCCCACATTTTCGCGACCGGGCGTCATTTATTCCGGGCCTTGCTGAAAAACTGCAGGCCACAGGACGTCTCGTGCTCAAGCAGGGTGGGGACCGTCTGGTTGTGGATGACTTGGTGGTTGAATTTTCCCTAAGTCAGGGACATACCCCGGGGATGCTGGTTCCCTGGATTCAGGCACAAAAGGGTACCGTGATTTATACCGCTGATCTTATTCCGGGACTGCCCTGGGTAAATTTGCCCATCACCATGGGGTATGACCGGTTTGCTGAAAGGCTGGTGGACGAGAAAAAACAGATGCTTGACCGGGCCGTTGATGAAAAGGCCCTGCTGGTCTTTCCCCATGATCCTTCCTATGCGGCGATCTACGTTGAAATGGATCCTGTGAAAAAAAGGGTGATGCCGTCACAGCGCTTTGAAACTTTAAATATAACGCTTTAA
- a CDS encoding molybdenum cofactor guanylyltransferase codes for MEKIDCTGVILAGGCNRRFPGTNKAFHTVGENTMLDKVYTLFSRMFKEVILVVNEPALFLDIESLIVTDIDPSQCSLSGLHAGLFHAEFDWSYVSACDVPFISEKVIRYLFGQRSPGKQVIIPKTWEGLEPLSALYHKSCLPRIETNLAKKVFMVKKFFKPERVKQIPPQTLETLDPDLRFKFNVNSPADLETARGMAQVPDSEHGRGQREDI; via the coding sequence TTGGAAAAAATAGACTGTACGGGGGTGATCCTGGCCGGCGGCTGCAACCGCCGATTCCCCGGCACAAACAAAGCATTTCATACGGTTGGAGAAAATACCATGCTGGATAAGGTTTATACCCTGTTCTCCAGGATGTTTAAAGAAGTGATTCTGGTCGTTAATGAGCCGGCTCTTTTTTTGGATATAGAGAGTCTGATTGTAACGGATATTGACCCATCCCAATGTTCTTTGTCCGGGCTTCATGCCGGTTTATTTCATGCCGAATTTGACTGGAGCTATGTATCGGCCTGTGACGTTCCGTTTATCAGTGAGAAGGTCATCCGATATCTTTTTGGACAAAGGAGTCCGGGCAAGCAAGTGATCATACCCAAAACCTGGGAGGGTCTGGAACCGCTTTCTGCCCTGTATCATAAATCCTGTCTGCCAAGAATTGAGACCAATCTTGCAAAAAAAGTATTTATGGTTAAAAAATTTTTTAAACCTGAACGGGTCAAGCAGATTCCGCCCCAAACCCTTGAAACCCTGGACCCGGATCTGCGTTTTAAGTTTAATGTAAACTCGCCTGCGGACCTTGAAACTGCCAGGGGGATGGCACAGGTACCGGATTCGGAACATGGACGGGGGCAAAGAGAAGATATATAA
- the ychF gene encoding redox-regulated ATPase YchF has product MKVGIIGLPQTGKKTLFQILTGNEITDPAKAFKPVPGTADILDSRFDRLVEMYNPKKDVKARLDLVLLPKMEAETISKGDIFKDISDMDAICHVVRAFEDEAVYHAEGSVDALRDFDMVNSELVMHDQIFVEKRIERLSAMVKKIKDEDQKKELVLMEKMLAHLEQELPLRLLEISEDEDKLIRSYPFITLKKLVVAVNVAEDDLGNTDILDAFKASCDALAIEAMLVSAKVEAEIAMLDSAEEKQEFLEDLGITSTALETLTALCLKSLNLISFFTVGEDEVRQWLVRKEAKAPTAAGVIHSDLERGFIRAEVFKYDELMELGSEAELKKNGKFYVEGKDYVVQDGDILNIRFSV; this is encoded by the coding sequence ATGAAGGTAGGCATTATCGGACTTCCCCAGACAGGGAAGAAAACATTGTTTCAGATTTTGACCGGCAACGAGATTACGGATCCGGCTAAGGCATTCAAGCCGGTGCCGGGCACCGCAGACATTCTGGATTCCAGATTTGACCGCTTGGTGGAGATGTATAACCCCAAAAAAGATGTCAAGGCTCGTCTTGATTTGGTGCTTTTGCCCAAAATGGAGGCAGAGACCATTTCCAAAGGAGATATATTCAAAGATATATCCGACATGGACGCCATTTGCCATGTGGTCCGCGCCTTTGAGGATGAGGCGGTTTACCATGCCGAAGGCAGTGTAGACGCCCTGCGCGATTTTGACATGGTGAATTCAGAGCTTGTGATGCATGATCAGATTTTTGTGGAGAAGCGCATTGAGCGCCTTTCTGCTATGGTCAAGAAAATCAAAGATGAAGACCAGAAAAAAGAGTTGGTCCTGATGGAAAAGATGCTGGCCCATCTGGAACAGGAACTGCCGCTTCGCCTGCTTGAAATATCCGAGGATGAGGATAAGCTGATTCGTTCTTATCCATTTATAACGTTGAAAAAACTGGTGGTCGCGGTCAATGTGGCCGAAGATGATCTCGGCAATACGGATATTCTGGATGCCTTTAAAGCCAGTTGCGATGCCCTGGCCATAGAGGCGATGCTCGTATCAGCAAAGGTCGAGGCGGAAATTGCCATGCTGGACAGTGCCGAAGAAAAGCAGGAGTTTCTTGAGGATTTAGGAATTACGTCCACAGCTTTAGAAACGTTGACAGCCCTTTGCCTGAAATCATTGAACCTGATTTCATTTTTTACTGTGGGCGAAGATGAGGTCCGGCAATGGCTGGTGAGAAAAGAAGCCAAAGCCCCCACAGCCGCAGGTGTTATTCATTCCGACCTTGAGCGCGGATTTATCCGGGCCGAGGTGTTCAAGTATGATGAACTTATGGAACTTGGCTCTGAAGCAGAGCTGAAAAAGAACGGAAAGTTTTATGTGGAAGGCAAGGATTACGTGGTCCAGGACGGGGATATTCTAAACATCCGTTTTTCAGTATAG